A stretch of the Argentina anserina chromosome 6, drPotAnse1.1, whole genome shotgun sequence genome encodes the following:
- the LOC126800433 gene encoding AP2/ERF and B3 domain-containing transcription factor RAV1-like: MDLMNCSNENASDSNSKLPSSRYKGVVPQPNGRWGAQIYEKHQRVWLGTFNGQEEAAKAYDIASLRFRGVDAITNFKQSSLSITADDHEDEAFFLQSHSKAEIVDMLRKHSYTKELQLFKHTNGGKRIKYNDIDLMNIHIQKEWLFEKVLTPSDVGRLNRFVIPKQQAEKHFPLMDSEAKGVLLNFEDVLGNVWRFRYCFWSSSQSYVLTKGWTRFVKEKKVKAGDVVRFHRSSSMGDDKNLFIDCTPRNTDDEVSRFPETTSSVDEPLMEPVQDQDGVIRLFGVNIVESNIADSRTYTCFQYM; the protein is encoded by the coding sequence ATGGATTTGATGAACTGCTCCAATGAGAATGCAAGCGATTCAAACTCCAAATTACCTTCTTCACGGTACAAAGGAGTAGTCCCGCAGCCTAATGGCCGTTGGGGAGCGCAGATATACGAGAAGCACCAGAGAGTATGGTTGGGAACGTTCAACGGACAAGAAGAAGCTGCCAAGGCCTACGACATTGCTTCACTAAGGTTCCGAGGTGTCGACGCCATAACGAACTTCAAGCAATCCTCACTGAGTATCACCGCAGATGATCACGAAGATGAGGCCTTCTTCTTGCAGTCACATTCCAAGGCTGAGATCGTCGACATGCTTCGGAAACACTCCTACACCAAGGAGCTACAGCTGTTCAAGCACACCAATGGTGGCAAGAGAATAAAATACAATGACATTGACTTGATGAACATTCATATCCAGAAGGAATGGCTGTTCGAGAAGGTGCTAACACCAAGCGACGTGGGGAGGTTGAACAGGTTTGTTATACCAAAACAACAAGCCGAGAAGCATTTTCCGTTGATGGATTCTGAAGCTAAGGGAGTGTTGCTAAATTTTGAGGATGTTTTGGGGAATGTCTGGAGGTTTAGGTACTGTTTTTGGAGTAGTAGTCAAAGTTATGTGTTGACAAAAGGCTGGACTAGGTTtgtgaaggagaagaaggtgAAAGCAGGTGATGTTGTTAGGTTTCATAGATCAAGTAGCATGGGAGATGATAAGAATCTGTTCATAGATTGTACGCCAAGAAACACCGACGACGAGGTTTCACGTTTTCCGGAGACGACTAGTTCGGTCGATGAGCCGTTAATGGAGCCGGTTCAAGATCAGGATGGAGTGATAAGATTGTTTGGAGTCAACATTGTCGAAAGCAACATCGCAGACAGTAGGACGTATACTTGCTTTCAATATATGTAA
- the LOC126800438 gene encoding small polypeptide DEVIL 4-like, whose product MASESSSSSSNGNKRSKVSSRGLGGYLRQQKGRLYIIRRCVVMLLCWHD is encoded by the coding sequence ATGGCATCCGAGTCGTCGTCTTCCTCGTCAAATGGTAACAAGAGGTCGAAGGTTTCAAGCAGAGGGCTGGGAGGATATCTCAGGCAACAGAAAGGGAGGCTCTACATCATCAGAAGATGTGTGGTTATGCTTCTCTGCTGGCATGACTAG
- the LOC126800435 gene encoding cullin-1-like isoform X1: MEPKVIELDQGWDYMQKGITKLKRILEGLPEAQFNSEEYMMLYTTIYNMCTQKPPYDYSQQLYDKYKEAFEEYITSTVMPSLREKHDEFMLRELVQRWANHKIMVRWLSRFFHYLDRYFIARRSLPALNEVGLSCFRDLVYREVNANGRVAVIGLIDKEREGEQIDRALLKNVIDIFVEIGMGQMDSYEQDFETQLLNDTGDYYSRKASNWILEDSCPDYMLKAKECLRRERDRVSHYLHSSSEQKLVEKHERDQGNGLCRQSWFEPGARQDRHFTF; this comes from the exons ATGGAGCCCAAGGTTATCGAATTGGATCAAGGATGGGACTACATGCAGAAGGGGATCACCAAGCTGAAGAGGATTCTAGAGGGATTGCCAGAGGCTCAGTTCAACTCTGAGGAATACATGATGCTTTACAC AACTATCTATAACATGTGTACGCAAAAGCCCCCATATGATTATTCTCAACAGCTTTATGACAAGTACAAGGAGGCATTTGAGGAATACATTACCTCAACG GTGATGCCCTCTTTAAGAGAAAAGCATGATGAGTTCATGCTGCGGGAGCTTGTCCAAAGATGGGCCAATCATAAGATTATGGTTAGGTGGCTATCACGCTTCTTTCATTATCTCGATCGTTACTTCATTGCGCGTAGGTCGCTTCCTGCATTAAATGAAGTTGGTCTCTCCTGCTTTCGTGATCTG GTTTACCGGGAGGTAAATGCTAATGGCAGAGTTGCTGTGATTGGTCTT ATCGATAAAGAACGTGAAGGAGAGCAGATTGACAGAGCGCTATTGAAGAATGTGATAGACATCTTTGTTGAGATTGGCATGGGGCAAATGGATTCTTATGAACAGGACTTTGAAACACAACTGCTAAACGATACTGGTGACTACTATTCTCGTAAAGCATCAAATTGGATTTTGGAGGATTCTTGTCCAGATTATATGCTGAAGGCAA AGGAATGTTTGAGAAGGGAGAGGGACAGAGTTTCTCATTACCTGCATTCAAGCAGTGAGCAGAAGCTGGTTGAG AAACATGAACGAGATCAGGGGAATGGGCTTTGCAGGCAGTCATGGTTTGAGCCAGGGGCCAGACAAGACCGGCACTTCACGTTCTAG
- the LOC126800435 gene encoding cullin-1-like isoform X3: MEPKVIELDQGWDYMQKGITKLKRILEGLPEAQFNSEEYMMLYTTIYNMCTQKPPYDYSQQLYDKYKEAFEEYITSTVMPSLREKHDEFMLRELVQRWANHKIMVRWLSRFFHYLDRYFIARRSLPALNEVGLSCFRDLVYREVNANGRVAVIGLIDKEREGEQIDRALLKNVIDIFVEIGMGQMDSYEQDFETQLLNDTGDYYSRKASNWILEDSCPDYMLKAKECLRRERDRVSHYLHSSSEQKLVETNYKLKQMCLKQHLNIET; this comes from the exons ATGGAGCCCAAGGTTATCGAATTGGATCAAGGATGGGACTACATGCAGAAGGGGATCACCAAGCTGAAGAGGATTCTAGAGGGATTGCCAGAGGCTCAGTTCAACTCTGAGGAATACATGATGCTTTACAC AACTATCTATAACATGTGTACGCAAAAGCCCCCATATGATTATTCTCAACAGCTTTATGACAAGTACAAGGAGGCATTTGAGGAATACATTACCTCAACG GTGATGCCCTCTTTAAGAGAAAAGCATGATGAGTTCATGCTGCGGGAGCTTGTCCAAAGATGGGCCAATCATAAGATTATGGTTAGGTGGCTATCACGCTTCTTTCATTATCTCGATCGTTACTTCATTGCGCGTAGGTCGCTTCCTGCATTAAATGAAGTTGGTCTCTCCTGCTTTCGTGATCTG GTTTACCGGGAGGTAAATGCTAATGGCAGAGTTGCTGTGATTGGTCTT ATCGATAAAGAACGTGAAGGAGAGCAGATTGACAGAGCGCTATTGAAGAATGTGATAGACATCTTTGTTGAGATTGGCATGGGGCAAATGGATTCTTATGAACAGGACTTTGAAACACAACTGCTAAACGATACTGGTGACTACTATTCTCGTAAAGCATCAAATTGGATTTTGGAGGATTCTTGTCCAGATTATATGCTGAAGGCAA AGGAATGTTTGAGAAGGGAGAGGGACAGAGTTTCTCATTACCTGCATTCAAGCAGTGAGCAGAAGCTGGTTGAG ACCAACTACAAACTCAAGCAAATGTGTTTGAAACAACATTTAAACATAGAAACATGA
- the LOC126800435 gene encoding cullin-1-like isoform X2, translating to MEPKVIELDQGWDYMQKGITKLKRILEGLPEAQFNSEEYMMLYTTIYNMCTQKPPYDYSQQLYDKYKEAFEEYITSTVMPSLREKHDEFMLRELVQRWANHKIMVRWLSRFFHYLDRYFIARRSLPALNEVGLSCFRDLVYREVNANGRVAVIGLIDKEREGEQIDRALLKNVIDIFVEIGMGQMDSYEQDFETQLLNDTGDYYSRKASNWILEDSCPDYMLKAKECLRRERDRVSHYLHSSSEQKLVEGNGLCRQSWFEPGARQDRHFTF from the exons ATGGAGCCCAAGGTTATCGAATTGGATCAAGGATGGGACTACATGCAGAAGGGGATCACCAAGCTGAAGAGGATTCTAGAGGGATTGCCAGAGGCTCAGTTCAACTCTGAGGAATACATGATGCTTTACAC AACTATCTATAACATGTGTACGCAAAAGCCCCCATATGATTATTCTCAACAGCTTTATGACAAGTACAAGGAGGCATTTGAGGAATACATTACCTCAACG GTGATGCCCTCTTTAAGAGAAAAGCATGATGAGTTCATGCTGCGGGAGCTTGTCCAAAGATGGGCCAATCATAAGATTATGGTTAGGTGGCTATCACGCTTCTTTCATTATCTCGATCGTTACTTCATTGCGCGTAGGTCGCTTCCTGCATTAAATGAAGTTGGTCTCTCCTGCTTTCGTGATCTG GTTTACCGGGAGGTAAATGCTAATGGCAGAGTTGCTGTGATTGGTCTT ATCGATAAAGAACGTGAAGGAGAGCAGATTGACAGAGCGCTATTGAAGAATGTGATAGACATCTTTGTTGAGATTGGCATGGGGCAAATGGATTCTTATGAACAGGACTTTGAAACACAACTGCTAAACGATACTGGTGACTACTATTCTCGTAAAGCATCAAATTGGATTTTGGAGGATTCTTGTCCAGATTATATGCTGAAGGCAA AGGAATGTTTGAGAAGGGAGAGGGACAGAGTTTCTCATTACCTGCATTCAAGCAGTGAGCAGAAGCTGGTTGAG GGGAATGGGCTTTGCAGGCAGTCATGGTTTGAGCCAGGGGCCAGACAAGACCGGCACTTCACGTTCTAG
- the LOC126800435 gene encoding cullin-1-like isoform X4: MEPKVIELDQGWDYMQKGITKLKRILEGLPEAQFNSEEYMMLYTTIYNMCTQKPPYDYSQQLYDKYKEAFEEYITSTVMPSLREKHDEFMLRELVQRWANHKIMVRWLSRFFHYLDRYFIARRSLPALNEVGLSCFRDLVYREVNANGRVAVIGLIDKEREGEQIDRALLKNVIDIFVEIGMGQMDSYEQDFETQLLNDTGDYYSRKASNWILEDSCPDYMLKAKECLRRERDRVSHYLHSSSEQKLVEAVMV, translated from the exons ATGGAGCCCAAGGTTATCGAATTGGATCAAGGATGGGACTACATGCAGAAGGGGATCACCAAGCTGAAGAGGATTCTAGAGGGATTGCCAGAGGCTCAGTTCAACTCTGAGGAATACATGATGCTTTACAC AACTATCTATAACATGTGTACGCAAAAGCCCCCATATGATTATTCTCAACAGCTTTATGACAAGTACAAGGAGGCATTTGAGGAATACATTACCTCAACG GTGATGCCCTCTTTAAGAGAAAAGCATGATGAGTTCATGCTGCGGGAGCTTGTCCAAAGATGGGCCAATCATAAGATTATGGTTAGGTGGCTATCACGCTTCTTTCATTATCTCGATCGTTACTTCATTGCGCGTAGGTCGCTTCCTGCATTAAATGAAGTTGGTCTCTCCTGCTTTCGTGATCTG GTTTACCGGGAGGTAAATGCTAATGGCAGAGTTGCTGTGATTGGTCTT ATCGATAAAGAACGTGAAGGAGAGCAGATTGACAGAGCGCTATTGAAGAATGTGATAGACATCTTTGTTGAGATTGGCATGGGGCAAATGGATTCTTATGAACAGGACTTTGAAACACAACTGCTAAACGATACTGGTGACTACTATTCTCGTAAAGCATCAAATTGGATTTTGGAGGATTCTTGTCCAGATTATATGCTGAAGGCAA AGGAATGTTTGAGAAGGGAGAGGGACAGAGTTTCTCATTACCTGCATTCAAGCAGTGAGCAGAAGCTGGTTGAG GCAGTCATGGTTTGA